The following nucleotide sequence is from Rhizobium binae.
TCTGAATGACGGCGGAAAACCTGGAGCGGTTATTTATATACCGCCCGGCGATTACCGACTTGTCACCCAAGTCGTTATCGACGTCAGCTATCTTAAGATTGTGGGCTCCGGGCATGGTTTTACGTCTTCGAGCATCCGTTTCAACGTACCCGCAAACGAACTGAGACACTGGCATGAAGTGTGGCCCGGCGGAAGTCGGGTACTTGTAGATACAACTCCTGAGGCCGCCGACGGTGAGGCCGCAGGAGCCGCGTTTTATGTTAAGCGCGCCGGAAATCCTCGGATAAGTTCCGTGGAGTTTGCTGACTTCTGCATCGACGGCCTGCACTTTATTGACGATGGTTCGGGGCAATATGACGCAGAAAATTCCTACAAGAACGGCAAAACAGGAATCTATGTAGGCAGCGCCAATGACTCATTCCGGATAACGGGGATGGGTCTTATCTATCTGGAGCATGGAGTTACGGTTCGTGATGCAGATGCGCTCGCGATCGATAACAATTTCATTGCCGAGTGCGGCAACTGTATTGAATTGAAAGGCATGGGGCAGGCGTCAAGAATAGCGAATAATTTCGTTGGAGCCGGCTACAGGGGCCATTCCATATTCGCGGAAAACTATGGGGGCGTTCTGATATCCTCAAACAACGTATTCCCTCGAGGAGCCAGCAGCATCTATTTTTCCGGCGTCGTCCGTTCCGCAGTCACAGGAAATAGATTCCACTCCTTTTATCCCGGGATGCTGGTTCTTGCCGACAACTGCTGCGAGAATTTGGTCTCCTCAAATCACCTTTTGCGAGACCGCGAACCATGGGCGCCCATGCAGAAATACGACAATGGGCTGGATGATCTATACGGACTTTTGCGAATTGACGGGAGCAACAACTCGGTGATCGCAAACCACATCTCGGAAACGATTGATACTCAGTATATCAAGCCTATCGCTGCAAAGCCTGTGATTATCAACTTGGTTTCCGGTAGCGGAAATTACATAGCCAATAATCACATTGTGGCCACGACTGAAAAATCGCAAAGCAGCGACGCACCAGAAAGTGCCTGCTTTTCGACGCAGGTGGGCGCATTGCTTTCTACGAGCAATTTAGCGACGCTCGAAGTAACGGCAATAAAGGTCCAAAAAGATTCTGTGCGGAACACGGTACTCGATTCAGGCAGTGACGAACAGGTCCAGTTGGACAGAACAATGAATGCGTTCCGGGCAACGCCAGTTATAGGATAGCCATAGCGGCTCCCGCGCTCATATCGCCGACCTCGGACTGAACGCGACGGTTCCTAATCCTCGATCGGACGCTAAGCGAAAAAAGAAGACCTGAAATGCCACCTCGTCACTGGCCGCGGCCGGGATAGCGACCGTGCGCCCGGGCGGTATCGGGTCGGGACCATTCACTTTCTGGAGGAACAGGATGCGACGGCAGAAAATGCGATTGGCGCTTGGGACGCGCGTTGAATTCTGGGCGACATCGAAGGAACCGAACTCGGACGAATTCCAATTTCGCGTTCTGCAGGGTGACCAGCTCTTGTGGGGGGTGAAACGCTTTTCCGAGTTTTCGGAATTTTACAGCTACCATCATCGTGAAGCGGGCGATGTGGAATTCGAATGGGATGAAGGCAGAACAGAATTCACTTGGGCCTATGCTTACGATCCACGGTCAGTCTCGAAGACCGGAATCACTGTTTTGGAATTCGGGGAACGATTGGTGGAGCGCACCGGATCCGAAATCGACGGCTGGTGCGCGGCCGACACGCAACGGCCGCGCCTGCACTTCTCACCAGTGAGAGGCTGGATGAACGATCCCAACGGGTTGTGCAAGGTTGGCGATGTCTGGCATCTGTTCTACCAGTTCCACCCCGGCGGCACGGATTGGGGGCCGATGCATTGGGGGCATGCGACCAGCCTCGACCTGTGCGCGTGGCTTCATATGCCGGTCTTCTTGCGACCGGAACAGAACCTCGCTCGACTCGGTGCGACTGGTGGCGCGTTCTCGGGAAGCGCGTTTCGGGATCGGGACGGAAAGATAAAGTTCTATTACACGGAGCGCTTGCCCGCCTACGATCTCTTCGCAAATTATCGCGAAGTCCAGAAGATCGCCGAACCCGGCCGCGACCTCATCAATGCCGAGCGAATCACGACCGTGCTGGAGATCCGTCCGGAAGGCGTGAAGCATGATTTCCGAGACCCTAAAGTCTGGTGGGACGAAGCAGCCAACGCCTATCGCATGATCCTTGGTGCATCAATGTATGGCGATCCCGCGGTGCTGCTATATGGCTCCGATGATGGACTAGAATGGCAATATCTGGGGCTACTTTACCGCGCGCCGGTCAATTTCCGCGAAGAAGGCGCCCGCGCAGTGGAATGCCCAGACTTCTTTCTGCTGGAGGACAAGTGGGTTTTGGTTATGGGCTTTGTGGGCCATATCGAAGCAGCGACAAGGCGCCACAACCTCCTCTACGCCCTGATCGGCGAGTTTATCAACGATCGCTTTGTGCCCGATACGCCCGAGCTGCAACTGCTGGATTTCGGGACTGACTATTACGCGATGCAGAGTTTCGAAGCAGAAGGGCGACAGATCGCCTTTGCATGGCTTTTCAACTGGGAATACCGCAAGCCGGACGGTTCAGCTTATTCCGGCGAAATGTCCTTGCCCCGCGTTCTAAGTCTTAGCGAAGACAAGAAGAAGATCTGCATGCTGCCGGCGATCGAGGTCGACGAGCACTATGTCGCCATCCCTCTCGCCATGGACCAAAGCGGC
It contains:
- a CDS encoding NosD domain-containing protein, whose protein sequence is MASENCFDVTKYPAGNPYEDIGAVINSIIADIKSGQPVSDLNDGGKPGAVIYIPPGDYRLVTQVVIDVSYLKIVGSGHGFTSSSIRFNVPANELRHWHEVWPGGSRVLVDTTPEAADGEAAGAAFYVKRAGNPRISSVEFADFCIDGLHFIDDGSGQYDAENSYKNGKTGIYVGSANDSFRITGMGLIYLEHGVTVRDADALAIDNNFIAECGNCIELKGMGQASRIANNFVGAGYRGHSIFAENYGGVLISSNNVFPRGASSIYFSGVVRSAVTGNRFHSFYPGMLVLADNCCENLVSSNHLLRDREPWAPMQKYDNGLDDLYGLLRIDGSNNSVIANHISETIDTQYIKPIAAKPVIINLVSGSGNYIANNHIVATTEKSQSSDAPESACFSTQVGALLSTSNLATLEVTAIKVQKDSVRNTVLDSGSDEQVQLDRTMNAFRATPVIG
- a CDS encoding glycoside hydrolase family 32 protein, whose translation is MRRQKMRLALGTRVEFWATSKEPNSDEFQFRVLQGDQLLWGVKRFSEFSEFYSYHHREAGDVEFEWDEGRTEFTWAYAYDPRSVSKTGITVLEFGERLVERTGSEIDGWCAADTQRPRLHFSPVRGWMNDPNGLCKVGDVWHLFYQFHPGGTDWGPMHWGHATSLDLCAWLHMPVFLRPEQNLARLGATGGAFSGSAFRDRDGKIKFYYTERLPAYDLFANYREVQKIAEPGRDLINAERITTVLEIRPEGVKHDFRDPKVWWDEAANAYRMILGASMYGDPAVLLYGSDDGLEWQYLGLLYRAPVNFREEGARAVECPDFFLLEDKWVLVMGFVGHIEAATRRHNLLYALIGEFINDRFVPDTPELQLLDFGTDYYAMQSFEAEGRQIAFAWLFNWEYRKPDGSAYSGEMSLPRVLSLSEDKKKICMLPAIEVDEHYVAIPLAMDQSGGYSLPGRPIEIRLSGSLQDSKLVATTGGELAFEVGVVDDILSIRLAQDDGSIEYVAELGSGQDLRLFHDCGIVEIFADGGAVCGTRRGYVNIEPDRLEITSSARVEVFERNPE